One Cicer arietinum cultivar CDC Frontier isolate Library 1 chromosome 8, Cicar.CDCFrontier_v2.0, whole genome shotgun sequence DNA segment encodes these proteins:
- the LOC101513905 gene encoding MADS-box protein SVP-like: MASEKIKIKKIDNATARQVTFSKRRRGLFKKGEELSVLCDADVALIIFSSTGKLFEYSNLSMREILERHHLHSKNLAELEEPSLELQLVENINCSTLSKEIAEKSHQLRQMRGEDLHGLNVEELHQLERSLEIGLGRVLETKEEKIMMEIKHLQRKGMQLMEENDRLMRLEANMNNGKMFGGVESENVVNEEGQSSESVTNVCNSTGPPQDYVSSDTSLKLGLPYAG; encoded by the exons ATGGCGAGCGAGAAGATTAAGATTAAGAAGATAGACAACGCAACAGCGAGACAAGTTACTTTTTCGAAACGAAGAAGAGGCTTGTTCAAAAAAGGTGAAGAACTCTCCGTTTTGTGTGATGCTGATGTTGCTCTCATCATTTTCTCTTCCACCGGAAAGCTCTTTGAGTATTCTAATTTAAG CATGAGGGAAATACTTGAAAGGCATCATTTGCACTCAAAGAACCTGGCAGAGCTGGAAGAACCATCTCTAGAGTTGCAG CTAGTTGAAAACATCAACTGCTCCACATTGAGCAAGGAAATTGCTGAGAAGAGTCATCAGCTAAG gCAGATGAGGGGAGAAGATCTTCATGGTCTGAATGTTGAAGAATTACATCAATTGGAGAGGTCTCTTGAAATTGGGTTGGGGCGTGTACTAGAAACAAAG GAAGAGAAGATTATGATGGAGATCAAACACCTCCAAAGAAAG GGAATGCAGCTGATGGAAGAGAATGACCGACTAATGCGACTT GAGGCGAACATGAACAATGGTAAAATGTTTGGAGGAGTTGAATCAGAGAACGTGGTTAATGAAGAAGGTCAATCCTCAGAATCTGTCACCAACGTTTGTAACTCCACTGGTCCTCCCCAGGACTATGTGAGCTCAGACACATCCCTCAAGTTAGG GCTTCCGTATGCCGGTTAG